Proteins from a genomic interval of Sphingobacterium sp. SYP-B4668:
- a CDS encoding TIGR01777 family oxidoreductase translates to MKEIILITGANGFIANNLSKILKAQYELRYLTRHVKRDGEFKWDIASGEVDRNAFANVNHIIHLSGASIFDKRWTDKQKQLLRSSRIDASQLLLDTLQSLGQRIKTFISGSAMGYYGMTTSKHIFHEQDPPGDDFLANLTKDWEAKADLFNSTKVADRVVKIRTSIVLAHDGGSLPLLIKLSKYYANPVLGSGQQYFPWIHIDDLIHIFEYALRQPSVIGAVNAAASEHITNRQFTHRLAKHLHKKVVLPAVPAPVIKLALGQQADMILNGSRISNSKIMQLGYRFKFPVLDDALHDILS, encoded by the coding sequence ATGAAAGAAATAATTCTTATAACTGGTGCTAACGGATTCATAGCAAACAATCTATCAAAAATATTAAAAGCACAATATGAGTTGCGTTACCTGACACGTCATGTCAAGAGAGATGGTGAATTCAAGTGGGATATTGCATCTGGCGAAGTGGATAGAAATGCCTTTGCCAATGTAAATCACATCATCCATTTATCTGGAGCAAGTATCTTTGATAAGCGATGGACCGACAAACAGAAGCAACTGTTACGAAGTAGTCGAATAGATGCTTCCCAACTCCTGCTGGATACTTTGCAATCGCTAGGCCAACGCATCAAAACCTTTATTTCAGGATCAGCAATGGGATATTACGGAATGACGACTTCCAAACACATCTTTCACGAACAAGACCCTCCTGGAGATGATTTCCTTGCCAATCTGACCAAGGATTGGGAGGCTAAGGCGGACTTATTTAATTCAACCAAAGTCGCGGACCGCGTAGTCAAGATCCGAACCTCTATCGTCCTAGCCCATGATGGGGGCTCACTCCCTTTATTGATTAAACTATCCAAGTACTACGCCAATCCCGTATTAGGTAGTGGCCAGCAGTATTTCCCTTGGATCCATATCGATGACCTTATACACATCTTCGAATACGCCTTACGGCAGCCCTCCGTTATAGGTGCTGTCAACGCTGCTGCTTCAGAACATATCACCAATAGACAATTCACCCATCGCTTAGCAAAGCATCTTCACAAAAAGGTCGTATTACCCGCTGTTCCGGCTCCCGTCATCAAGCTTGCGCTAGGCCAGCAGGCAGATATGATCCTAAACGGATCACGCATCTCCAACTCCAAGATTATGCAGTTGGGTTACCGATTCAAATTCCCGGTACTAGATGACGCACTACACGATATCCTCTCTTAG